From a region of the Lactuca sativa cultivar Salinas chromosome 4, Lsat_Salinas_v11, whole genome shotgun sequence genome:
- the LOC111896668 gene encoding triacylglycerol lipase OBL1: MKRYLTYIVSCNKKEDSDMIVVAFRGTETFDADAWSSDVDLSWYELPGIGKVHGGFMKALGLQKSLGWPEELTHRTKNQEQPLAYYVIRDMLKQALKENNKVKFIVTGHSLGGALAVLFPAVLMSHNEVELLDMLEGVYTFGQPRVGDKRFGKFMKENLENFDVKYYRTVYSNDLVPRLPYDDSTMMFKHFGTCLYFDSFYNGKIMEEEPNKNYFSPLSALPKLINAVWEIIRSFMIPYTRGEDYSEGFVLKMYRFIGLMIAGVPAHGLQDYVNVVRLGSDLYKDPRSISDNEIKLMIDDGTLK; encoded by the exons ATGAAACGATACCTCACATATATAGTTTCATGTAATAAGAAAGAAGATTCTGACATGATAGTTGTCGCCTTTAGAGGAACAGAGACCTTCGATGCAGATGCATGGTCTTCAGATGTCGATCTTTCATGGTATGAACTCCCTGGGATAGGAAAAGTGCATGGTGGGTTTATGAAAGCCCTAGGGTTACAAAAGAGTCTAGGTTGGCCAGAAGAACTAACTCATCGAACTAAAAACCAAGAACAACCATTAGCATATTATGTCATCAGGGACATgctaaaacaagctttgaaagaAAATAACAAGGTTAAATTTATCGTAACTGGTCACAGCTTAGGTGGTGCACTTGCCGTACTTTTTCCAGCAGTTCTAATGTCGCATAATGAGGTAGAGTTATTGGATATGTTAGAGGGTGTGTATACATTTGGGCAACCAAGAGTCGGGGACAAAAGATTTGGAAAGTTCATGAAAGAGAATTTGGAGAACTTTGACGTGAAGTATTATAGAACTGTTTATAGCAATGATTTGGTTCCAAGATTACCTTATGATGATTCCACCATGATGTTTAAGCACTTTGGGACTTGCTTATACTTCGATAGCTTTTACAATGGAAAA ATTATGGAGGAAGAACCGAATAAGAACTATTTTTCGCCATTATCAGCTTTACCGAAGTTGATCAATGCAGTATGGGAGATCATAAGAAGCTTTATGATTCCATATACACGGGGAGAGGACTACAGTGAAGGGTTTGTACTTAAGATGTACAGATTCATCGGGTTAATGATTGCAGGAGTACCAGCTCATGGACTTCAAGATTATGTTAATGTTGTGCGTTTAGGATCAGATTTGTATAAAGATCCTAGGTCGATCAGTGATAACGAAATAAAGCTTATGATCGATGATGGAACTTTGAAGTAA